Proteins from a single region of Belliella baltica DSM 15883:
- the gldJ gene encoding gliding motility lipoprotein GldJ yields the protein MVFGKNKLGLVAVAMLFVATGILSSCNKTPGYGRRTAAKPGKVSATTGAEFSFDANDSTNFVVTKMAKQIVGPNLKYIQGGRAVIGSQEQDIMAFRDNVERTVTIASFYMDETEVTNNDYKEFLFNMRKNVSADSVLKLEPSDKVWAGAMSYNDVYDTYYFRFPGFNFYPVAGVSWVQATAYAKWRTEYVSNLMREREGIDSTLTKNQLIERGVAIPEYRLPNEAEWEYAAKAMIGTQYMDENQEYGRIYPWDGRGVRNPYNIKRKGKQGDMLANFKRGRGDYAGIAGGIANDGDIIPTNVYNYPPNDFGLYQMAGNMNEWVQDVYRPLSFTDFDDLNPLRKDGIYDESEDYNTTLIDDNYRVYKGGSWRDMAYWLSPGTRRFLHQDSATNHIGFRCAMISVGAVGN from the coding sequence ATGGTTTTTGGAAAAAATAAATTAGGATTAGTCGCTGTTGCAATGCTTTTTGTAGCGACTGGCATCTTATCATCATGTAATAAAACACCTGGGTACGGAAGAAGGACTGCGGCGAAGCCAGGTAAGGTAAGTGCTACTACAGGAGCAGAATTCAGTTTTGATGCCAACGATAGTACCAACTTTGTCGTGACGAAGATGGCAAAACAGATTGTAGGGCCAAACTTGAAATATATCCAAGGTGGGCGTGCGGTCATTGGTTCTCAGGAACAAGACATCATGGCTTTTCGTGACAATGTGGAAAGAACAGTCACCATTGCATCTTTTTATATGGATGAAACTGAAGTGACCAATAATGATTACAAAGAGTTTTTGTTCAATATGCGGAAGAATGTAAGTGCTGATTCTGTATTGAAGTTAGAGCCATCTGACAAAGTATGGGCTGGAGCAATGTCTTACAACGACGTATATGATACTTACTATTTTAGATTTCCAGGATTCAATTTTTATCCTGTAGCTGGTGTGTCTTGGGTACAAGCAACAGCCTATGCTAAATGGAGAACAGAATATGTAAGTAATCTGATGAGAGAAAGAGAAGGAATAGATAGTACCTTGACTAAAAATCAACTGATTGAAAGAGGTGTTGCCATACCTGAATATAGACTTCCAAACGAAGCAGAGTGGGAATATGCTGCCAAAGCAATGATTGGTACTCAGTATATGGATGAAAACCAAGAGTATGGTAGAATTTATCCTTGGGATGGAAGAGGTGTAAGAAATCCTTATAATATCAAAAGAAAAGGAAAGCAAGGTGATATGCTTGCTAACTTCAAAAGAGGTAGAGGTGATTATGCAGGTATAGCTGGTGGCATTGCAAATGATGGGGATATCATTCCTACCAACGTTTATAATTATCCTCCGAATGACTTTGGATTGTACCAAATGGCAGGAAATATGAACGAATGGGTACAAGATGTTTATAGACCACTTTCATTTACAGATTTTGATGATTTGAATCCATTGAGAAAGGATGGAATCTATGACGAATCTGAGGATTACAATACCACTTTAATTGACGATAACTATAGAGTTTACAAAGGAGGTTCTTGGAGAGATATGGCTTATTGGTTATCTCCTGGTACAAGAAGGTTCCTTCATCAAGACTCTGCTACTAACCATATTGGTTTTAGATGTGCTATGATTTCTGTAGGAGCAGTTGGGAATTAA
- a CDS encoding DUF4221 family protein, producing MSNSSFQKQLTKAFKNALVFLSFIFTGLNCSGHKISNSEFLNLDFKEFITISLNNNATNSWLYHQIFNLNNGSKYMVIQNPFPMNPNRLFLNSLEEKEKNIELIFDVEGPNGVGNVTDFYLHNFDSIFLVDRYSYLLSLVDSSGKVKLSYRLKKSEGNKPDEVSSLPFTLKGRDIRLADGSIYIPTVPDIDPYQNAYKNKNLIVKVDLSDGKIEYLLGYPTSFGNEFLGGPDHFLPSITAFRNPNEFLISYPTSDSVYFFDAKNDVLRKMFISKSDFVENIKSPNPQNWEYEDRTRHQLETPRHALVIFDQFREKIYRISLGGFDDESVDKIMKNSKVTPRKASLNVHDITGRLISTHVIDTRNYDPFDIIVLENGLYLGENSNKSENEKTFYKIAFD from the coding sequence ATGAGCAACTCATCATTTCAAAAACAGTTAACCAAGGCATTCAAAAATGCCTTGGTTTTCTTAAGTTTTATATTTACCGGTTTAAATTGCTCTGGTCATAAAATTTCTAATTCTGAATTTTTAAATTTAGATTTCAAAGAATTTATAACAATCTCTCTCAACAATAACGCTACTAATAGTTGGCTTTATCATCAAATTTTTAATCTAAATAATGGGAGTAAATATATGGTTATTCAAAATCCATTCCCAATGAACCCAAATCGGTTATTTCTGAATTCGCTTGAAGAAAAAGAAAAAAATATCGAACTGATTTTTGATGTAGAAGGACCTAATGGAGTTGGAAATGTAACAGATTTTTATCTTCACAACTTCGATTCCATTTTTCTAGTAGATAGATATTCTTACCTTTTATCTTTAGTCGATTCGTCAGGAAAAGTAAAACTCAGTTATCGTCTTAAAAAATCAGAAGGTAACAAGCCCGATGAAGTCTCTAGTTTACCATTCACTCTTAAAGGTAGAGACATTAGATTAGCAGATGGTTCCATTTATATACCTACAGTTCCTGATATTGATCCGTATCAAAATGCATATAAAAATAAAAATTTAATTGTTAAAGTTGATTTAAGTGACGGGAAAATCGAATATTTATTAGGATATCCTACAAGTTTTGGAAATGAGTTTCTAGGAGGTCCAGATCATTTTTTACCCAGTATTACTGCTTTTCGAAATCCAAATGAATTTCTAATTAGCTATCCTACAAGTGACTCTGTTTATTTTTTTGATGCAAAAAATGATGTTTTAAGAAAAATGTTTATTTCTAAATCAGATTTTGTTGAAAATATCAAAAGTCCAAATCCTCAAAATTGGGAGTATGAAGATCGAACTCGGCATCAATTAGAAACTCCTAGGCATGCTTTAGTAATTTTCGATCAATTTAGAGAGAAGATTTATAGAATTTCTTTAGGGGGATTTGATGATGAATCAGTTGATAAAATTATGAAAAATAGCAAAGTTACACCTAGAAAAGCTTCATTAAATGTTCATGATATCACTGGTAGGTTAATTAGTACTCATGTTATTGACACACGGAATTATGATCCTTTTGATATTATTGTTTTAGAAAATGGATTGTATTTAGGAGAAAATTCAAATAAGAGCGAAAATGAAAAAACTTTTTATAAAATTGCTTTTGATTAA
- a CDS encoding PLP-dependent transferase codes for MNQTQIKQHLQTILSNMPVDWLKLTTHRLDIYNEKLAKSQFLEHFESLLKSNSIDAEQLNQLPTAYDYIRLGHPLSSILEWAIAELNQLPFDHVISFSSKTAPILAVLRKNLFLGRKTQLLYTEDISNFFGAELIREIYGYQFDMKQVSAEEEIPDFEGSRVLISQSSAIGEIQDDFNSDFVITTHGSLGSIIHVTKKEHASYIGEIQHVRRRETIAMTPANCLMALEILAGKTIKIPQDDRDVNYKDDVFVSIANITSTDVKPLVASSGLSIQYAIMMGLIHDAMEKHPGKELKFIVPPNCYGGTNDQARRVAAALSHVEIVDLPVDAGNDMNQSLDRILNELAEKDAVPFIIAEIPTNPRVEVPDLDRLKEVLSQTRQTKNGETAIEPVFILDQTFCPNVHFLGEENTLSVVPAIAYASGSKFPSGGECTAGYCVANQKAEELMDKIGLHLALCDNEATGQQYEILAKQLPSMNQRIQDAYVNTREFVNFIQANLPEAKINFVSEELAERGFTPSVFSLDLPTKGNTPEEKEAHKRELNLQLIDLMITKIPDESKFCVSYGQLKGCYWTIPATSTQGTTKEGDKDYIVRASVSPNIDLERHKEVFMEFVQRM; via the coding sequence ATGAATCAAACCCAAATTAAACAGCATCTTCAAACGATTTTATCAAATATGCCAGTGGACTGGCTCAAGCTCACCACGCATCGCCTAGATATCTATAATGAAAAGCTAGCCAAATCCCAATTTTTAGAGCATTTTGAAAGTTTGTTAAAGTCGAATTCTATCGACGCAGAGCAACTCAATCAATTACCCACAGCCTATGACTACATCCGCCTCGGTCATCCATTGTCCAGTATTTTGGAATGGGCCATTGCCGAATTGAATCAGTTGCCCTTTGACCATGTCATTAGCTTTTCTTCCAAAACAGCCCCTATTTTGGCTGTGCTCAGAAAAAACCTATTCCTCGGTAGAAAAACACAGTTACTCTACACAGAAGATATTTCTAATTTCTTCGGAGCTGAATTGATTCGTGAGATCTATGGGTATCAATTTGACATGAAACAGGTGAGTGCTGAAGAGGAAATTCCCGACTTTGAAGGGAGCAGAGTTTTGATTTCTCAATCCAGCGCTATCGGGGAAATTCAAGATGATTTCAACAGCGATTTTGTGATTACCACGCATGGATCCTTGGGAAGTATTATTCATGTCACTAAAAAAGAGCATGCCTCATATATTGGTGAAATACAGCATGTACGAAGAAGGGAAACGATAGCCATGACGCCAGCTAATTGCTTGATGGCTTTGGAAATTTTAGCAGGAAAAACAATCAAAATACCGCAAGATGATCGAGACGTCAACTACAAAGACGACGTATTCGTATCCATCGCCAACATCACAAGTACAGATGTCAAACCTCTAGTTGCCTCCAGTGGCTTATCGATTCAATATGCCATCATGATGGGATTGATCCACGATGCCATGGAGAAACACCCGGGAAAGGAACTCAAATTTATTGTTCCGCCCAACTGCTACGGGGGGACCAATGACCAAGCGAGGAGAGTAGCTGCTGCTTTGTCTCATGTAGAGATCGTAGACTTACCCGTGGATGCCGGCAACGACATGAACCAAAGCCTAGACAGGATATTGAACGAACTGGCCGAGAAAGACGCAGTACCCTTTATCATAGCAGAAATTCCAACCAACCCAAGAGTGGAAGTTCCTGATTTGGATCGCCTAAAAGAAGTCTTAAGCCAAACTCGTCAAACAAAAAACGGAGAAACAGCCATTGAACCTGTTTTTATTCTAGATCAGACTTTCTGCCCAAATGTGCATTTTTTGGGAGAAGAAAATACGCTTTCAGTTGTCCCAGCGATTGCTTACGCCAGTGGGTCTAAGTTTCCAAGTGGGGGAGAATGCACGGCAGGCTATTGCGTGGCCAATCAAAAAGCTGAGGAATTGATGGATAAAATCGGGCTTCACTTGGCACTATGTGACAATGAAGCAACGGGACAGCAGTACGAGATTTTGGCCAAACAGCTGCCTTCTATGAATCAAAGAATTCAAGATGCCTATGTCAATACCAGAGAATTTGTCAATTTCATTCAAGCGAATTTGCCAGAAGCCAAGATCAACTTTGTCTCAGAAGAACTGGCAGAAAGAGGCTTCACTCCTTCTGTATTTTCACTGGATCTTCCTACCAAAGGAAATACGCCGGAGGAAAAGGAGGCCCATAAAAGGGAATTGAATCTACAATTGATTGATTTGATGATCACAAAGATTCCAGATGAAAGCAAATTCTGTGTCAGCTACGGCCAATTGAAAGGTTGCTACTGGACCATTCCAGCCACATCCACCCAAGGGACTACCAAGGAAGGCGACAAAGATTACATTGTCAGAGCCTCAGTTTCCCCTAATATAGATTTAGAGCGACATAAAGAAGTTTTCATGGAGTTTGTTCAAAGGATGTAA
- a CDS encoding alpha/beta hydrolase family protein, with protein MLYSLHKTMRLSLIVCLTWFAISPAVSQSALTYQTPPKEIADLVKAPSTPSVSFSRTGDFMLLLERSGNPSIEDLAQPELRIAGMRINPATNGPSRSGAVENVKVKNTRTGVENQITGLPANARLGNLSLSKDEKYAAVTNTTNTGISLWVVDLSTFEAKKLTDEIVNDVMGGTMTWTPDNKILLKAINPKRGSMPVAPLAPLGPTIQETSGNAAPSRTYQDLLQNRHDENLFAYFMDSQLMMVDLEGNKTPFGQPGMYSSVSLSPDGNYVMVDKIKKPFSYLVPASRFPYDVQLWDMTGKNVKTFAEIPLDEVRPTGFDATVTGPRSINWRADKPATLYWVEAQDGGDGRVEIAERDIVYTLDAPFTGEKVKFASTPYRYGGISWSDDSFALFSERWSATRKQIVRVINPSKPMDKGTVIIERSSDDIYNDPGSPVFTTNEFGRGVILRKGDDVFMTSEGGSPQGSMPYLSTFNVKTKTEKIIWRSEAPYYERVVKVLNDNATEFITSKEGVEIQPNYWLLSTKRRVAPVQITNFEHPYESIKGIKKQLVKYKRNDGLDLSAVLYTPEGYDPAKDGRLPVLMWAYPREYKSAAVAAQVRGSQYRFTRLSWGSPLYWVTQGYAIMDQTEMPIVGEGDLEPNDFFLEQLVANAEAAIDFVVESGVGDRSKIAVGGHSYGAFMTANLLSHTNLFAAGIARSGAYNRTLTPFGFQYEQRTYWEAPDVYNTMAPFMHADKVKTPILLIHGMADNNSGTFPIQSERYYNALKGHGATTRLVFLPHESHGYSAEESILHTLYEQHQWLEKYVKNK; from the coding sequence ATGCTATACTCATTACACAAAACGATGCGCCTATCCTTGATAGTTTGCTTGACATGGTTCGCCATTAGTCCTGCGGTATCCCAAAGTGCGCTAACTTATCAGACCCCACCAAAAGAAATAGCTGACTTGGTAAAGGCTCCTTCTACGCCTTCCGTCAGCTTCAGCCGTACAGGTGATTTTATGTTGCTTCTAGAGCGCTCAGGAAATCCATCTATAGAAGATTTGGCTCAGCCGGAATTGAGAATTGCCGGTATGAGAATCAATCCTGCTACCAATGGTCCTAGCCGTAGTGGTGCTGTAGAAAATGTAAAAGTAAAAAACACGAGAACAGGTGTAGAAAATCAAATCACTGGACTTCCTGCAAATGCAAGATTAGGCAACCTATCTCTCTCTAAAGACGAGAAGTATGCTGCTGTTACAAATACGACAAACACAGGTATTAGCCTTTGGGTGGTTGATTTGAGCACCTTTGAAGCTAAGAAGCTGACTGACGAGATTGTCAATGATGTGATGGGTGGAACTATGACTTGGACACCAGACAACAAAATCTTATTGAAAGCCATCAACCCAAAAAGAGGTTCTATGCCAGTTGCGCCATTAGCTCCACTTGGTCCTACGATTCAGGAAACTTCAGGGAATGCGGCTCCTTCCAGGACTTATCAGGATTTATTACAAAATAGACATGATGAAAATTTATTTGCCTACTTCATGGATTCTCAACTAATGATGGTGGATCTTGAAGGCAATAAAACTCCTTTTGGTCAGCCAGGCATGTATTCTTCTGTGAGTCTTTCTCCAGATGGAAACTATGTGATGGTAGATAAAATCAAAAAGCCATTCTCTTATTTGGTACCAGCATCAAGGTTTCCTTATGATGTTCAGCTTTGGGACATGACTGGTAAAAATGTTAAAACTTTCGCTGAAATTCCTTTGGATGAAGTAAGACCGACTGGATTTGATGCTACTGTAACAGGGCCAAGATCTATCAATTGGAGAGCGGATAAGCCAGCGACATTATACTGGGTAGAAGCTCAGGATGGTGGAGATGGTAGAGTAGAGATTGCTGAAAGAGATATTGTTTACACATTAGATGCACCATTTACAGGAGAGAAAGTGAAATTTGCAAGTACTCCATATAGATACGGTGGAATCTCTTGGTCTGATGATAGCTTCGCATTATTTAGCGAAAGATGGTCAGCCACTAGAAAGCAAATTGTAAGAGTAATCAACCCTTCCAAGCCAATGGATAAAGGAACTGTGATCATCGAAAGATCTTCTGATGATATTTATAATGATCCAGGAAGTCCAGTGTTTACTACTAATGAATTTGGAAGAGGTGTGATTCTTAGAAAAGGAGACGATGTATTTATGACAAGTGAAGGTGGTTCTCCACAGGGAAGTATGCCATACCTTTCTACTTTCAATGTAAAGACAAAAACAGAAAAAATAATCTGGAGAAGTGAAGCACCTTATTATGAAAGAGTAGTAAAAGTCTTGAATGATAATGCTACGGAATTTATTACTTCAAAAGAAGGTGTTGAAATACAGCCTAACTATTGGTTGCTAAGCACAAAAAGAAGAGTTGCTCCTGTTCAAATAACTAATTTTGAACATCCATACGAATCTATAAAAGGTATCAAGAAGCAATTGGTAAAATATAAGAGAAACGATGGATTGGATCTTTCAGCTGTACTCTACACGCCTGAGGGATATGACCCTGCAAAAGATGGTAGGCTACCTGTGTTGATGTGGGCATATCCAAGGGAGTATAAGTCTGCTGCGGTAGCTGCTCAAGTAAGAGGTTCACAGTACCGATTTACTAGATTAAGCTGGGGTTCTCCATTGTATTGGGTGACTCAAGGTTATGCTATTATGGATCAGACAGAAATGCCAATTGTAGGTGAAGGTGACTTAGAACCAAATGATTTCTTCTTGGAACAGTTGGTTGCGAATGCTGAGGCAGCAATCGACTTTGTGGTAGAGTCTGGAGTTGGTGATAGATCTAAAATCGCTGTAGGAGGTCATTCTTATGGAGCATTTATGACAGCAAACTTACTTTCTCACACCAATCTATTTGCTGCGGGTATCGCAAGATCAGGTGCTTATAATAGAACGTTGACTCCATTTGGATTCCAATACGAACAGAGAACCTATTGGGAAGCTCCAGATGTGTACAATACGATGGCGCCATTTATGCATGCTGACAAAGTAAAAACTCCAATCCTATTGATTCACGGAATGGCTGACAACAACTCTGGTACTTTCCCAATCCAATCAGAGCGTTATTATAATGCCTTGAAAGGACATGGGGCTACTACAAGATTGGTGTTTTTACCTCACGAAAGTCATGGATATTCTGCTGAAGAGTCTATTCTTCACACCCTGTATGAACAACATCAGTGGTTGGAGAAATATGTAAAAAATAAATAA
- a CDS encoding GNAT family N-acetyltransferase has protein sequence MNLKHSLKSFHELSINELYDLLRLRSEVFVVEQNCVFLDLDDKDQKCFHLLLYQENGLVAYTRIVPAGLSYEEVAIGRVVSSPAFRGKGLGRKVMELTLDACYQLFGSCDIRLGAQTYALGFYESLGFKSDGEIYDEDGIEHIEMVRKA, from the coding sequence ATGAACCTGAAACATAGCTTAAAATCTTTCCACGAATTGAGTATAAACGAGCTTTATGATCTACTTCGTTTAAGAAGTGAGGTTTTTGTGGTAGAGCAAAACTGCGTTTTTTTGGATTTGGATGATAAGGATCAGAAATGCTTTCATCTGCTTTTATACCAAGAAAATGGATTGGTTGCCTATACGAGGATTGTTCCAGCAGGTTTATCCTACGAGGAGGTTGCCATTGGCAGGGTTGTCTCTTCTCCTGCTTTTCGAGGAAAAGGACTAGGTCGAAAAGTAATGGAACTTACTTTAGATGCTTGTTATCAGCTTTTTGGTTCCTGTGATATTCGCTTAGGTGCGCAAACCTATGCTTTAGGATTTTATGAATCTTTGGGATTCAAGTCAGATGGGGAGATCTATGATGAAGATGGGATTGAACACATAGAAATGGTACGAAAAGCTTAA
- a CDS encoding sensor histidine kinase, with product MKKFFQSLYLSKYFLAFIVIFAYLESIQIRFYFSKSFRWFLFTPDAAIGQLINAMLLFVIIGLVIRRFEEKLTLSHALSVFTISLVVYVIGNNILSFLISLAFNTVARNFNFNSLASSNIKYVVDVFVYGGFFLAHYYFHKNQEDKKKISELEKAQIESQLSKLKAQLDPHFLFNNLNVLDQLIEEDQKQASAFLHDFSDIYRYVLQSSDKQLVSLEEELDFAQRYFRLMQQKYGDAYILKVGGVISKGALLPALSLQVLIENAIEHNLGTEKDPVLIELDFEEKSLSITNSLKPKKNPKKNGALWEKQFGYSGCRFRQKASDESIQYGCIPRVGGAVR from the coding sequence ATGAAAAAGTTTTTCCAATCACTTTATTTAAGCAAATACTTTTTGGCTTTCATAGTCATCTTTGCCTATTTGGAATCCATACAGATCAGGTTCTACTTTAGTAAATCCTTCCGTTGGTTTTTATTTACTCCAGACGCAGCCATAGGTCAGTTGATCAATGCCATGCTTTTGTTTGTCATCATTGGCTTGGTGATCCGAAGGTTTGAAGAGAAGCTGACACTTAGCCATGCGCTTTCAGTATTCACTATTTCCCTTGTTGTTTATGTGATTGGTAATAATATTCTGTCCTTTTTGATCTCACTTGCTTTCAATACTGTAGCGCGTAATTTCAATTTTAATTCCTTGGCAAGCTCAAACATCAAATATGTAGTTGATGTATTTGTCTATGGTGGATTCTTCTTGGCGCACTATTATTTTCACAAAAATCAAGAAGACAAAAAGAAAATTTCCGAGCTTGAAAAGGCTCAGATTGAAAGTCAATTGTCTAAGCTCAAGGCACAATTGGATCCGCATTTTCTCTTCAACAACCTGAACGTGCTAGATCAATTGATTGAAGAAGATCAGAAACAAGCGTCGGCATTTTTGCATGATTTCTCGGATATCTACCGCTATGTGTTGCAGTCTTCCGATAAGCAACTCGTAAGCTTAGAAGAAGAGTTGGATTTTGCACAGCGCTATTTCCGATTGATGCAGCAGAAATATGGGGATGCTTATATTTTGAAAGTTGGTGGTGTGATTTCGAAAGGAGCTCTTTTGCCCGCATTGAGTTTGCAGGTGTTGATTGAGAATGCTATTGAGCATAATTTGGGCACAGAGAAGGATCCTGTATTGATTGAGTTGGATTTTGAGGAAAAGTCACTTTCTATCACCAATTCACTCAAACCCAAGAAAAATCCTAAAAAGAATGGAGCGCTATGGGAAAAACAATTTGGCTATTCAGGTTGTAGGTTCCGACAAAAAGCTAGTGACGAGTCAATCCAGTACGGCTGCATTCCGAGAGTGGGTGGAGCAGTGAGATAG